A genome region from Alkalimarinus coralli includes the following:
- a CDS encoding NUDIX hydrolase — MKFCSECGSHLRQAIPKGDNRLRHICTHCEIVHYQNPKIVAGTLPVFDGKILLCKRAIEPRLGYWTLPAGFMENQETTTEAALRETLEEAEAKVELEGLYTVMNVPQIDQVHIFFRARLINGHFGAGDETLETKLFALEDIPWDHISFPTVFQTLKHYIADHQLNDFPVHVKDIVRKKA; from the coding sequence ATGAAGTTTTGTAGCGAGTGCGGCAGTCATTTAAGGCAAGCGATACCCAAAGGCGATAATCGGCTACGCCATATCTGCACTCATTGTGAGATAGTCCATTATCAAAACCCCAAAATTGTGGCAGGCACCCTTCCAGTATTTGATGGCAAGATACTACTATGCAAACGAGCCATTGAGCCAAGATTGGGATACTGGACTCTACCTGCCGGATTTATGGAAAATCAAGAAACAACAACAGAAGCAGCATTAAGAGAAACACTGGAGGAGGCAGAGGCCAAAGTCGAACTGGAGGGTCTTTACACAGTTATGAACGTACCTCAAATCGATCAGGTACACATATTTTTTAGAGCTCGCCTGATTAATGGCCATTTTGGTGCCGGAGATGAAACGCTCGAAACCAAACTCTTTGCTCTCGAAGACATTCCATGGGATCACATCTCATTCCCAACCGTATTTCAAACCCTCAAACATTATATAGCAGACCACCAACTTAATGATTTCCCGGTTCACGTAAAAGATATCGTAAGGAAAAAAGCATAA
- a CDS encoding Nif3-like dinuclear metal center hexameric protein: MYKICFYVPESYLEIVKEAMFDAGGGRIGAYEKCCWQVSGEGQFKPMAGSSPFIGEVGSLERVSEFKVEMVCEKQSVKSVVLALRQAHPYEEPAFDVVECIQL; the protein is encoded by the coding sequence GTGTATAAGATCTGTTTTTATGTCCCTGAGTCTTATCTTGAGATTGTGAAAGAGGCCATGTTTGATGCTGGTGGTGGCCGAATAGGAGCGTATGAAAAGTGTTGCTGGCAGGTGAGCGGGGAGGGCCAGTTTAAACCTATGGCGGGAAGTAGTCCTTTCATAGGTGAGGTTGGTAGTCTGGAGCGCGTTAGCGAATTTAAAGTAGAGATGGTTTGTGAAAAGCAGAGCGTAAAAAGTGTTGTGTTGGCGCTGCGACAGGCTCACCCATATGAAGAGCCCGCTTTCGATGTGGTTGAATGTATTCAGTTGTAA